From a single Loigolactobacillus coryniformis subsp. coryniformis KCTC 3167 = DSM 20001 genomic region:
- a CDS encoding helix-turn-helix domain-containing protein, with protein MMIDHTELAITFYNATGLSILISDNAGRQLALAKNPLLPEIPTTLLTKLIELSRDQVQLLTVINFGFVAVYAAAPEIVIIWAATNAIRANGIYDDKVPLVDLHHFRAQVTLFYVAQLQQTPSFGNEQQLAMEDFAIIDRAPKTMEIEKQPSHAGYLAERKMLLGVEHGNVNEFNTNYLPFMQEGNFGELAASDLRSKKNLTIAATTLFTRAAIRGGLYAENAYNLSDLIIKQSERLPEITNVYEYTRTIGERFTLNVARIKRQSLPTVVYRAQEYIYDHLATITNVAALAEQVQCSPSYLMHLFKASTGVSVMQFITEQRILSAKQLLIFTQEPISEIAATLGYPNQAQLAHIFKQNTGLTPTQFRKSQQL; from the coding sequence ATGATGATCGATCATACTGAACTAGCCATCACTTTTTATAATGCGACAGGACTGAGTATTTTAATTAGCGATAATGCTGGGCGGCAACTGGCATTAGCTAAAAATCCATTGTTGCCTGAAATACCAACGACCTTATTGACTAAATTAATTGAACTTAGTCGTGACCAAGTCCAACTGCTGACGGTCATAAATTTTGGGTTTGTTGCGGTCTATGCTGCAGCACCAGAAATAGTGATTATTTGGGCAGCAACTAATGCAATCAGGGCTAACGGTATTTATGATGATAAGGTACCCCTAGTCGATTTACATCATTTTCGTGCACAAGTCACTCTCTTTTATGTGGCACAACTACAGCAAACGCCTAGTTTTGGTAATGAACAACAATTAGCAATGGAAGACTTTGCCATCATTGACCGCGCACCAAAAACTATGGAAATAGAAAAGCAACCTTCTCACGCTGGCTATTTGGCCGAACGCAAAATGTTGCTTGGCGTTGAACATGGTAATGTGAATGAATTTAATACCAATTACTTACCCTTTATGCAAGAAGGTAATTTTGGCGAATTGGCTGCTTCTGATCTACGTAGTAAGAAAAATTTGACGATCGCAGCTACGACTTTGTTTACCCGCGCAGCGATCCGCGGTGGTCTATACGCCGAGAACGCTTATAATTTAAGCGATCTTATCATTAAACAATCAGAACGTTTACCAGAGATCACAAACGTTTACGAATATACGCGTACGATTGGCGAACGCTTCACCCTTAACGTGGCGCGAATCAAGCGTCAAAGCTTACCAACAGTTGTCTATCGTGCGCAAGAATACATTTATGACCACCTCGCAACGATCACTAATGTGGCCGCCTTGGCTGAACAAGTCCAATGTAGCCCCTCTTATTTGATGCACCTATTCAAAGCATCAACTGGAGTCAGTGTCATGCAATTTATCACTGAGCAACGTATTCTATCAGCTAAACAACTGCTGATTTTCACCCAAGAACCTATAAGCGAGATTGCAGCGACGCTTGGCTACCCTAATCAGGCCCAATTAGCCCATATTTTTAAACAGAATACCGGCCTGACACCAACCCAGTTCCGTAAGAGTCAACAGCTTTAA
- a CDS encoding MBL fold metallo-hydrolase encodes MDFFKVKEINSRLTTLATLTGEILYLLQGDQRSVLVDTSVGVQGLHKLVSSLTDKPVTVILTHGHVDHAPGAPEFAEVYLNPVDNELYREHCQLDVRKGYLEMGLAPEIALTIEQQLVPPEPDFKFHDLSDGQIFDLGGLHIECYSLPGHTAGTMVLLIPELAVLISGDAANKSTFLFDTFSAPVETYRANLVRIQKRLAGRYQHVYITHHVMEVDVNILQNLIDVCDDIIAGKADDIPFDFMGNHAFIAKKADNEFNRQDGIEGDIIFSKQRIWNKQLN; translated from the coding sequence TTGGACTTTTTCAAAGTAAAAGAAATTAATTCACGTTTAACTACGTTAGCGACGTTGACTGGTGAAATTCTATATTTGCTCCAAGGTGATCAGCGCAGTGTGCTAGTTGATACTAGTGTTGGTGTGCAAGGACTGCACAAATTAGTTAGCAGTCTAACTGATAAACCGGTGACAGTTATTTTGACACATGGACATGTTGATCATGCGCCGGGCGCACCCGAATTTGCTGAGGTTTATTTAAATCCGGTTGACAATGAGTTGTATCGTGAACACTGTCAGCTGGATGTACGAAAGGGCTATCTGGAGATGGGGTTAGCTCCGGAAATTGCCCTTACGATCGAGCAACAATTGGTACCACCAGAGCCTGATTTTAAATTTCATGATCTCAGTGATGGTCAGATATTTGATTTAGGTGGTCTTCATATTGAGTGCTATAGCTTGCCTGGACATACTGCTGGGACAATGGTATTACTGATCCCTGAATTAGCTGTTTTAATTTCAGGTGATGCAGCTAATAAATCGACTTTTCTGTTTGACACCTTCTCAGCACCAGTTGAAACTTATCGCGCCAATTTAGTAAGAATACAAAAGCGTTTGGCGGGGCGTTATCAGCACGTTTATATTACTCATCATGTGATGGAAGTTGATGTTAATATTTTGCAAAATCTGATTGATGTTTGCGATGATATTATAGCTGGTAAGGCTGATGATATTCCATTCGATTTTATGGGTAATCATGCTTTTATCGCCAAAAAAGCCGATAATGAGTTTAATCGGCAAGATGGCATCGAGGGTGATATTATTTTTAGCAAACAGCGGATTTGGAATAAGCAACTTAATTAA
- a CDS encoding MFS transporter, whose protein sequence is MSKMYQKGYKKWMLIISLLALNIMEQAAGAISATIPQMAKAFPRYSLVQVELSTTVVSIFVTIFVLTSGFITTKIGQKQTALLGMTIATIAALIPAFANSLILVIISRAIMGIGIGLANPLAISLISEFFTDEARANLLGWRSSIAALGVAFMTFGAGHLLEISWHAAYLVYLLFIPALILFYIFVPEPEKYGVRAKAEAIAAKKSHEPEHKAGLLVVLGLTLVLFLYMVTYMIAYIKIATLYVQQGIGTPTQASTALSVLNISQLISGALFGPLYKVLHEKILYLGMFATALPLIGMAMTTNGNLILLLFVVIGAIGGLALPYFFIKISDVTTTKNAPLFNGIVLVGSNLGSFAAPFYGQILGGTTAAIAFRNGGIALVVLTVLVMLVMEVLKHMHKSPEKAEV, encoded by the coding sequence ATGTCGAAGATGTATCAAAAAGGTTATAAAAAATGGATGTTAATTATTTCGTTACTTGCCTTAAATATTATGGAACAAGCTGCTGGTGCTATATCGGCAACAATTCCCCAAATGGCTAAGGCATTTCCAAGATATTCATTGGTTCAAGTTGAACTTTCTACCACTGTGGTTTCAATTTTTGTCACAATTTTTGTTTTGACCTCTGGTTTTATTACAACTAAAATTGGTCAGAAACAAACTGCATTATTGGGGATGACGATTGCAACAATTGCTGCCTTGATTCCTGCCTTTGCTAATAGTTTGATTTTAGTCATTATTTCGCGAGCAATCATGGGTATTGGTATTGGGTTAGCTAATCCCTTGGCTATAAGCTTGATTAGTGAATTCTTCACCGATGAAGCACGGGCTAATTTACTTGGTTGGCGTTCGTCAATTGCAGCATTAGGTGTTGCTTTTATGACATTTGGCGCTGGTCACCTACTAGAGATAAGTTGGCATGCGGCATATCTTGTTTATCTATTATTTATTCCAGCTTTGATCTTGTTTTATATTTTCGTACCTGAGCCAGAAAAATATGGTGTACGTGCTAAAGCAGAGGCAATAGCGGCTAAAAAGAGTCATGAACCTGAGCATAAAGCTGGTTTATTAGTTGTTCTTGGATTAACACTAGTTTTATTCTTATATATGGTTACATATATGATTGCATATATTAAAATTGCCACTTTATACGTACAGCAGGGAATCGGGACTCCAACTCAAGCTAGTACCGCGTTATCAGTACTTAATATCTCACAATTGATTAGTGGTGCTTTATTCGGTCCGCTATATAAGGTATTGCACGAAAAGATTCTATATCTAGGTATGTTTGCCACTGCGTTACCATTAATCGGTATGGCAATGACAACTAACGGTAATTTAATCTTGTTGTTATTTGTTGTGATTGGAGCGATTGGTGGATTAGCATTGCCGTATTTTTTCATCAAAATATCGGATGTAACGACAACAAAGAACGCACCATTATTTAATGGAATTGTGCTAGTTGGTTCTAACTTAGGTTCCTTTGCTGCACCATTTTATGGCCAGATATTGGGTGGCACTACGGCCGCAATTGCTTTTCGGAATGGCGGCATTGCATTGGTTGTTTTAACAGTACTGGTAATGCTAGTTATGGAAGTGCTGAAGCATATGCATAAATCTCCAGAAAAAGCGGAGGTATAA